The Leptospira hartskeerlii genome contains the following window.
GCGTACGCAAGCCTGTCGAAAAAATCGTTCCTTATGTGGATCTGAAAACTGACGAAGGTACTTTCGATTTCGTAAAACACGGACAAGCATATTACTATGCTACCGCATTCAACGGAACCGGTTACTTAGTAAGATCTAAAGACGGCCGTCCTCTAAAATTGGAAGGAAACGAAGATCACCCTATTTCTCAAGGTGCTCTTGGTGCTTCCGGTCAAGCCGCTATCTTTGATCTATATGATCCAGATAGAGCGCAAGGTCCTGCAGCAATTTCCGGCGGAAAAGTGGAGAATATCCAATGGAGCTCTTTGGATTCCAAAGTTCAGGAAGCTCTT
Protein-coding sequences here:
- a CDS encoding TAT-variant-translocated molybdopterin oxidoreductase, with the translated sequence MDKKNFQKEKKAHWLSLELKDNEKETKDLARSEFFTSPDPVIARIKSGEFDRKTFLKLMGAGVAMTSLNCVRKPVEKIVPYVDLKTDEGTFDFVKHGQAYYYATAFNGTGYLVRSKDGRPLKLEGNEDHPISQGALGASGQAAIFDLYDPDRAQGPAAISGGKVENIQWSSLDSKVQEAL